TGACGCCCTCGGGAAGCAACGCCAAGTTGCCGTCAGCGTCGTTCACATGAAAGAACTCGCCGAACACGCCGTCTTTGAAGTTGGAGAACTTCCAGCCGGCTAGCATGCCGCCCGAGTGCATGGAAAAGCCCGCCTGAGCTTCGAGGGAGTTCCAGTCCGGCGTGATTGCCGGGACGAGGACCTTGTCGCCAGGCTTGAAGTCCTTGACCAACGAGCCGACCTCAACCACCTCGCCGCAACACTCGTGTCCCAGAATCATGTTGTGCCGGTCGCCAATAGCGCCTTCCCAAACGGTGTGCACGTCAGACGTGCAGGGAGCAAGGGCGAGCGGGCGGCAGATCGCGTCCATCGGACCGGGAACCGGCCGTTCTTTCTCAATCCAGCCAACCTGTCCGATCTTGAGCATTGCAAATCCTTTCATGTTATCCCTCCCAAAATGCCGAAGTATGGTGCTGATCCTTACCCCTTGAACCAGCGACTTTATTTTATCATCCCCCCCCTCCCTGACAAGACTTCGTTACTTTTCCAAAAAAATTTTCAGCATACGTATTTAATCGAGTTCGTTTTCTAAAAGAGAACCCGCCTCAGCTTTCCCATGCCGTCCAAACGCGTTTCCGGGAAAAGTTTCTCCCCACGGCATAGCGATTCCTAGGCCAAGAAAAATTTGCTGAAAACAACAAAAAGCGCCAATACATTTAAAGATGACAAAAATACCAAATCTGATTTTAATATCCTAAAATATCATTGACATTTAAATAGATAGGACGATAATGTTAATCATAAAATCCCCTTTGGAGGTGCTCGACATGGCGGAAGAGTTGCTGTATGAGGGCAAGGCAAAGAAGATTTTTTCGACCGATGATCCGAACGTTCTGCTGGTTCAGTACAAGGATTCGCTGACGGCGTTCAACGCGAAGAAACGCGACGAGAAGGCGGGCAAGGGACACCTGAACAACGTCATCAGCAGCTGGATCTTCACGTGGCTGGCCAAAAAGGGCGTGGAGAGTCACTTCATCAAGCAGGTTGACGAGACTCACCAGCTGATCCGCAAGGTGGAGATCATCCCGTTGGAGACGATCGTGCGAAACGTGACGACCGGTTCGCTGTGCCGCCGGCTGGGCGTCGAAGAGGGAAAGAAGCTTTCCCGCCCCATCATCGAGTTCTCATACAAGAGCGACGCGTTGGACGACCCACTGATCAACGACGATCACGCGATCGTTCTGGGCTGGGCGACCGAAGAAGAAGTGGCGACGATCAAGTCGATCGCCCTGAAGGTGAACAAACTTTTAACCGAGCTGTTCGCGTCCGTCGGCGTGCTGCTCGTCGACTTCAAATTGGAGTTTGGCCGGGACGAGAAAGGCCGCGTGCTTCTGGCCGACGAGATTTCCCCTGACACCTGCCGGTTCTGGGACTCGAAGACCCACGACCATTTGGACAAGGACCGGTTCCGCAAGGACTTGGGCGACGTGCTGGGCGCGTACGAGGAGATCTGGCGGCGTCTGAGCGCCCGGGGGATGGACGCATGACGTTCGACGTCAAGCTGCTTGTTTTCCTCAAGGACGGCATTCTGGACACTCAGGGCAAGGCCGTTGCCGGCTCGCTGAAGCGGCTGGGCTTTGACGCGGTGAAAGACGTCCGGGTCGGCAAGTATATCAGGCTGTCCCTGCAGGCCGACGATCAGGCGGCTGCCGAGAAGGCGGTAGCCCAGATGTGTTCAGACCTTCTGGTCAACGACATCATTGAGGACTGGTCGGCCGAGTACGAGGAGGGGCGGCGGTGAGAAGCGCCGTTGCGATTTTTCCCGGAAGCAACTGCGATACGGACGTCATTAAGGCGCTTCACCAGGTAACCGGCGGCCCTGTGGTCACCGCGTGGCACGGCCAAAGCGAACTGCCCGAGACGGACCTCGTCGTCCTGCCGGGCGGCTTTTCCTACGGGGACTATCTACGGTGCGGCGCTGTGGCCGCCCACTCTCCGCTGATGAACTCGATCAAGGACTTTGCGGCCCGCGGCGGCCTCGTGCTTGGCATATGCAACGGGTTTCAGATGCTGACCGAGACGCGCCTGTTGCCCGGCGCCCTGTTGCAAAACGAGTGCATTCACTTCGTCTGCAAGCCCGTGACGCTGCGGGTGGAGCGGACTGACACGCCCTACACTGGACACTTTTCCGCCGGTCAGGTCATCACGATCCCAATCGCCCACAACGAGGGGCGGTTCACGATCGCTCCAGACGAGCTGAAACGCCTGAACGAACGGCGCGGCGTGGTCCTTCGGTACTGCACGGCCGCCGGGGAGACGACCGAAGAGAGCAACCCGAACGGCGCGACGGAAAACATCGCCGGGATCGTCAACGAAGCCGGCAACGTCTTCGGGCTGATGCCTCATCCGGAACGTTTCACCGATAGTCTCTTGGGCGGCGACGACGGCCGGAGATTCTGGACGTCGATCGAAAGCTGGCTTGAACGGAGGGGCTCGAATGAACTACGCTGACGTGGGACTTCGGCAGAGCGAATACGACGATCTGTGCCGAAGGCTTGGCCGAGAACCCAACGATCTGGAGCTGCGGATTATGGGCGTCATGTGGTCGGAACACTGCAGCTACAAGTCGACCCGCCCGCTGCTCAAGACCCTGCCGGTCACCGGGCCCAAGGTCGTCATGGGGCCGGGAGAAAACGCCGGCGTGATCGACGGCGGCGACGGCTGGGGAATCGCTTTCAAAGTAGAAAGCCACAACCACCCGTCGGC
This is a stretch of genomic DNA from Jonquetella anthropi DSM 22815. It encodes these proteins:
- the purQ gene encoding phosphoribosylformylglycinamidine synthase subunit PurQ; this translates as MRSAVAIFPGSNCDTDVIKALHQVTGGPVVTAWHGQSELPETDLVVLPGGFSYGDYLRCGAVAAHSPLMNSIKDFAARGGLVLGICNGFQMLTETRLLPGALLQNECIHFVCKPVTLRVERTDTPYTGHFSAGQVITIPIAHNEGRFTIAPDELKRLNERRGVVLRYCTAAGETTEESNPNGATENIAGIVNEAGNVFGLMPHPERFTDSLLGGDDGRRFWTSIESWLERRGSNELR
- the purC gene encoding phosphoribosylaminoimidazolesuccinocarboxamide synthase: MAEELLYEGKAKKIFSTDDPNVLLVQYKDSLTAFNAKKRDEKAGKGHLNNVISSWIFTWLAKKGVESHFIKQVDETHQLIRKVEIIPLETIVRNVTTGSLCRRLGVEEGKKLSRPIIEFSYKSDALDDPLINDDHAIVLGWATEEEVATIKSIALKVNKLLTELFASVGVLLVDFKLEFGRDEKGRVLLADEISPDTCRFWDSKTHDHLDKDRFRKDLGDVLGAYEEIWRRLSARGMDA
- the purS gene encoding phosphoribosylformylglycinamidine synthase subunit PurS → MTFDVKLLVFLKDGILDTQGKAVAGSLKRLGFDAVKDVRVGKYIRLSLQADDQAAAEKAVAQMCSDLLVNDIIEDWSAEYEEGRR